The following proteins are encoded in a genomic region of Glycine soja cultivar W05 chromosome 17, ASM419377v2, whole genome shotgun sequence:
- the LOC114393551 gene encoding uncharacterized protein LOC114393551, producing the protein MGAREPHDTSVLMDYVYHVAVTKRLELKLSSHGRKVEKFGKPALEIEGLVAAIGLSSLITCPLDTGTFHSFETLHVDEIVFLLVKLLEVNSEECWIYEHFPSISSSISVEDYHERKPHVCHWKSGKTLPVLTYNMSDEVHLLSYTDQRGLCDSLSMCKPFLHTPLLLLYCATDYIEWFYIIFHPFMSLAQPENPRRHLTVVDDETFVEPNIPQLPVAVAAMDEAPADAPTDVEQPRHGLEAFQAIAKRLERLINLRVVTEGT; encoded by the exons ATGGGTGCGC GTGAACCCCACGATACATCAGTTTTGATGGACTATGTTTATCATGTGGCAGTGACA AAGCGTCTTGAGTTGAAGTTatcctcccatggaaggaagGTAGAGAAATTTGGCAAGCCTGCTCTAGAGATTGAAGGCTTAGTGGCTGCTATAGGATTAAGTTCTCTTATCACATGTCCGTTGGACACTG GCACCTTCCATAGTTTTGAGACTCTTCATGTGGACGAAATTGTCTTTCTGTTAGTGAAATTGCTTGAAGTTAATTCAGAAGAA TGTTGGATCTACGAGCATTTTCCTtctatttcttcttctatttccGTCGAAGATTATCATGAGAGGAAACCACATGTCTGCCATTGGAAGTCTGGGAAGACATTACCAGTGTTGACGTATA aCATGTCTGATGAGGTCCATCTATTGTCATACACCGACCAGAGAGGGTTGTGCGACAGTTTGAGTATGTGCAAACCATTCCTTCACACCCCGCTGCTCCTTCTCTAT TGTGCAACAGACTACATAGAGTGGTTCTACATAATATTTCATCCCTTCATGAGTCTGGCACAACCTGAGAATCCTCGTAGACATCTAACTGTTGTGGACGATGAGACATTTGTTGAACCAAATATTCCTCAACTGCCGGTGGCCGTAGCGGCTATGGACGAAGCACCTGCAGATGCACCTACTGATGTAGAACAACCTCGACATGGacta GAGGCTTTCCAAGCAATAGCAAAAAGGTTGGAACGGTTGATCAATCTAAGGGTTGTCACTGAAGGAACATAA
- the LOC114393079 gene encoding CLAVATA3/ESR (CLE)-related protein 13-like, with amino-acid sequence MAMIIRFQHPLSFILWLFLFLVLFQYVWFGSKSNNDNNAVFTNNQLQFSLSRNRRILTTGRGFDFTPFLHHHHRGHHRRHHHRSRVPESKETEIDPRYGVEKRLVPTGPNPLHH; translated from the coding sequence ATGGCCATGATCATCAGATTCCAACATCCACTAAGCTTCATTCTTTGGCTCTTCCTCTTCTTGGTACTCTTTCAATATGTCTGGTTTGGTTCCAAATCCAACAATGATAACAACGCCGTCTTCACCAACAACCAACTTCAGTTCTCTCTGTCTAGAAATAGAAGAATCTTAACAACTGGCCGAGGATTTGACTTCACCCCGTttctccaccaccaccatcgtGGTCATCATCGGCGCCACCACCACCGGAGTCGCGTGCCGGAGTCAAAGGAAACCGAGATTGATCCACGTTATGGTGTTGAGAAACGCCTTGTTCCAACGGGTCCAAACCCATTGCACCATTAA